In Brassica napus cultivar Da-Ae chromosome A3, Da-Ae, whole genome shotgun sequence, the sequence AAACAACTTCACTATCTCAAAGAGACTACATCCACTACTCAAGCAACAATAAgccaaaaaaaatcgaattaaaAAACTGATAGTGACGCAAGACTAGGGAGCTTACTTTGGACCAGTGCATCCCATCGTCGTTCCCAGACCTCCATTAAGCTTCAGCACAACAAGCTTGTCCAACAGATACTTAGTCTCCGAAGCATCTTCATTACGTTGCAAACCATAATAAAAAAGCTTATCATAAAGAAAGCAAAGCTTCAATACAGATTTGAATCAttcgagaaaaataaaaataccttCAGAGACGTTAGCCATTTTATCGTAAGGAACAACAATCTCGTCAGTAGGAGTCTGGATCTTGCTCCACTCAATGTGCTGTGCCTCACCGCTTCAAATTCACATAGAACTCATTCAAATTCACATAGAACTCATTGGTacgttttatataattatatgtaaacaTTCAAAAGTTTCTAGATCTGTTCCCAGATCCGATAATGATACTTGCATCGATCGTTTCTACTACAAATCTACGTAAACTAAACTGTTTGATCTTTCGAATTTAAGATAATAGCAACACAAAGCTCGATCCGCAAAGAAAATACGAAGGACGAACCTCAGGTAGCGAGAGACGAGGTTGATGAATCCGCTCCTCTCGTTATCACTGAAACAAAGGGAGGAAACAGATGAGAGAGTCTAAAACGATGAAGAAGATTACCAGATCCAGAATCAGGAAAGTGAGAGCGTGTAACCTCATCTCCTTAAGTCCATCGGTGGCGGATTTGAGCTGGGGGAGCTTCTCGATCGCGGCTGCGGCCATGGTTGATTTTTCTGAAACGAGATTCCGATCTAGAGAGGCTAATCGCAGAGAGGTTGGAGATGAAAGAGTGTTGTGGAATCAAAGGTGGGGGATATTTATAGTGCGGGAGGAGTTAGTGGTAACGAATGAATCATCGtccgttgttttttttttttttttgatcaaaccaaCTTGTATTAAAGAATCGTCCGTTGTTTTCTCTTTGCCAATTGTAAAACAGGAATCTCAACACCTCGCAAATCGCATCTCCCTCTTCATTAGGTGGTGGTTTTTACTGAACCGGTCGGTTTAAGTATTTGAACCAAGCGAATCGGTTCAATTTAGCTCAGCAAATTGGATATTGTTCCCCTATTTTCCTCTAAAGCTCGAGAAAAACAGAATTCAAATCGAACCACGGTACAAAAATGGATCGAGataataaatttctaaaaaagtttcatatttataaaatccaAAACCGATAATAACCCAGTTTTCGATTTAACTCATTTCTGTACAGAATTAACCAGAAACCAATTGGAACACCCGTGTCCAGTTATTCGTTTTATTATCATCAttattattagaaaacaaaattaaatttatccaTATGAAAGTGAGAAAAACGAGTACCACGTCTTGCAGGTAAGCTTAGCTATCCATTTCCGATGGTGCAGTTTTCACGTACCAGAAAAGATATTTTGATGTTGATATGTTATTTACAAACGTAAGAGTTCAACTTCATCGTTAACTGATGGAATGTCATAGGAGAAATgatttaatgaaatttatttttatataaacgaACACTACTATTtaagcaaacaaacaaaatatcaaaaataaacatgCTAACCGGCAACAACATAACATTGTTTATTTAAGGGCCTCCCGTAGTCCGTAGAACATATAAGTTTTTAACCAACCAAACATTGAAAGGTATGAGTATGGTTCATAAGAGAATCGTCCGAGAATCAGAACATGGAGCATGAAATGACGGATTGCACTCGTCTTCTACCTTATGGGTGCGACTTCTGCGCCGTGTCTACTTTTTTTTACCACCTATAGAAAGCAGAAACCATACCATACTCCATACACATGGTCGGATCCTGGTCCACATGCACCTTATTCCGTGTTATAATAACAATGTAAAGAGCAAAAATGTTTGGTCTAATTGTATAAAGAAATACAAGatattccactaatttaaacAAACTATAGGCGTCGAAAGAAATTTTGGCAAAAAAGAGAATTTCGCCATTTATGGGAAggcatttaattttaaaaataaatgcaaTTTTCCTCGAATCCCATTAATTTTACGTACTTAGCACGCATTACATATTTTCACCCTGTTTCCAAGtatatttctttttagaaaCCGTAGATCAACAAAATGGAAAGAAACGAAATCGTGTTTCCAATATGGTTTCATTCGTGTCAGGACCCTTCTGATTCTAACCAAACTTCACAAAAAGGGACATAGTATATGCCTTGCgaagaaatttaactttctaaaagaaaaaaaaagaacatttcCAAAAgcatttatttcaaaatatattattagggtttacctttttttttatattaaccaCCCCCATATATAAATAAGGTGTTTCACTTCTTCCTCCAAGCTCCATCACCACTTCTGTTGACCTTACTTTCTCTCTTATTGTCATCTCGTGGGAATTTGCTCCCTCAACGTCGTGATGGTGCTCTCACATGCTGCATCGGATTCGGACGTCTCCGTCCACTCCACATTCGCGTCACGATACGTCCGAACTTCGCTACCTAGGTAACATACaactaaaaatataacaatCTTGATCATCATGATATATGTATGTAAGCTCCATTATAATGGTTGGTTTAAAACGTAAAATATCAGGTTCAGAATGCCGGAAAACTCGATTCCAAAAGAAGCTGCTTATCAGATCATTAACGATGAGCTGATGCTTGACGGTAATCCAAGGCTAAACTTGGCCTCCTTCGTGACCACATGGATGGAGCCTGAGTGTGATAAGCTCATCATGGCCTCAATTAACAAGAACTACGTCGACATGGACGAGTACCCTGTCACCACCGAACTCCAGGTTTGTATAGATCATCATGAACGTTACAAAATTGAGTTTAAATAGAACTCTTTATAAGATATATGCCAATAGTAACTAAGATGATATGTTACGCTCTTATTCACCAAGATTATTAAAGTTAATTAACAATCTCGACGTTGATAAGATTTCATTGACGTAAAAAGGTGAGTTTTCactaatcaatttttttcttactaTTAATAAAACAGAACCGATGTGTGAACATGATTGCACATCTATTCAACGCACCGTTGGGAGAGACAGAGACAGCCGTTGGAGTTGGAACCGTTGGATCATCCGAAGCCATAATGTTGGCCGGTTTGGCCTTCAAGCGGAAGTGGCAGAACAAGCGTAAAGCCGAAGGAAAACCCTTTGACAAACCCAACATTGTCACCGGAGCCAATGTTCAAGTAATTAACACTTCTTCAAGTTTAATAATCATAATTAAATTTGTGTTCTTGATCAAGTCTTACaataatgaatcaaaatatTAGGTGTGCTGGGAGAAATTTGCTAGGTACTTTGAGGTTGAGCTTAAGGAAGTGAAACTACGTGAAGGGTATTATGTGATGGACCCAGAGCAAGCTGTTGAGATGGTCGATGAGAACACTATATGTGTTGCGGCTATTCTTGGTTCCACTCTTAATGGAGAATTTGAAGATGTCAAACTCTTGAACGATCTCTTGGTCCTGAAGAACAAAGAAACTGGGTAATTATCTATTTCCTTCACTATATCAATGGATTATTACACACAACTGTATATCTAGTAAACTAAGAAAAACACAACTAACATATGCATGTTTTCGATAGATTGGATATACCGATCCATGTGGATGCAGCAAGTGGAGGATTCATAGCACCGTTTTTGTATCCTGAACTGGAATGGGACTTTAGACTGCCACAGGTGAAGAGTATTAATGTGAGTGGTCACAAGTATGGACTTGTGTACGCTGGAATTGGCTGGGTGGTGTGGAGAAACAAAGAGGATTTGCCTGATGAACTCATCTTCCATATCAACTATCTTGGTGCTGACCAACCCACTTTCACACTCAACTTCTCCAAAGGTAACGTACTTCACCACTTCAGTATTACTATTAGTAGCTCACTCCAGAATCTATAAATTACTttcattttttctatatatattttttgatattctTCTTAATAAACACAGGTTCGAGCCAAGTCATTGCTCAATACTACCAGCTGATCCGATTGGGCCATGAGGTGAGCCAtgaatattgatttaaaatatcATGCTAATTAACTAAGCATTACTTACAAACTAATTAAATTGTATCAAACAGGGGTACAGAAACGTGATGGAGAATTGCAGAGAGAACATGATCGTCTTAAGGGAAGGGCTTGAGAAGACAGGAAGGTTCAGCATCGTATCAAAGGACGAGGGAATTCCACTTGTCGCTTTCTCCTTAAAAGATAACAGTTCTCACACTGAGTTCGAAATCTCCGAGATGCTTCGCAGGTTAGCTATCATTAATATGATCTCAAATACTCTCTCATGAAGTTCAGTGTGTTATGATGTTTAACTGTGTTGTAATGTAGGTATGGGTGGATAGTGCCGGCGTATACAATGCCAGCAAACGCAGAGCACATAACTGTTCTTCGTGTGGTCATCAGAGAAGATTTTTCAAGGACACTGGCAGAGAGACTTGTGATGGATATTGAGAAAGTGATGCATGAGCTTGATGAGCTTCCCTCGCGAGTGATCCACAAAATTTCACTAGGAGAGGTGAAGAGTGAAGATAACGGCGACAACATGGTGGTTACGGTGAAGAAAAGTGATATTGAGAAGCCCATAGAGATCATCAATGTCAAGAAGTCTGACAAACCCATATTTTGTTGATGTTAGACCTTCATAGGTCGACTGGTTTTTGattgagtttttatttttattgcgtcgattttaaaattttgaaagacaTCATGTTTCGTTTTACTGAATTGATTTCTAAGTTTTGAACTAATGTGTGATTATTAATGACACATTTATTTTTGAGACATTAAAAGaaagttaagtttcttttttttcttttctttttgtcaacgaAAGAAAGTTAAGTTTCTTATTTTGATAAACTATTCTTAGTTTCTTTGTTATGTCAATTACACTCctaattacttttattttgaTTAGTTGAAACTAAATTCAGAAAAACAAGTAAATTCTGAAAACAAGATTTCTTTAATTGGATtgttcaaatttatttaattatataaatttcatagTCTTTGAGTTTTTTAGATAGATGATGAAAACTAGAAACTCATATGATGGCATTCGGCCGACTCAATAATAGAGATCGAATTAAATAACATCACCTTTACAGTTAATTCTTATTTGGACAGTAATCATATCATCGATCGATCGGcaaatattattacaaacaTTAACTGTGCACTACGCATGATCTTATGTAATCAATgatgaaatataataaattaactcGCATATTTTACATTACGAGGCCTATCATACTAGAAAAACTAAGAAGAAACCTTACGGTATTGGTCGATACGCGTTATCTTCCGCGTTCTAATAATGTACAAAAGTAACCAACGTTTGGTCTAATTCTATGGACCAAACGATTTctgagaaaatatttatttaatacatGAACGAATTCAATAAAATGCAAATATTTTCCTCGGATCCTATTCATCATTGACTTAGTAagcattaaatatttttaccgtgtttataaatcaaatttcTTAGAAATCTttattaaggaaacaaaataaaaaaaaatcgtgttttcaaacaaaacttCTCAAAAATGTACTTggtttaagtttaaaaaaaaagtacttgGTTTAAA encodes:
- the LOC111214547 gene encoding glutamate decarboxylase 1-like codes for the protein MVLSHAASDSDVSVHSTFASRYVRTSLPRFRMPENSIPKEAAYQIINDELMLDGNPRLNLASFVTTWMEPECDKLIMASINKNYVDMDEYPVTTELQNRCVNMIAHLFNAPLGETETAVGVGTVGSSEAIMLAGLAFKRKWQNKRKAEGKPFDKPNIVTGANVQVCWEKFARYFEVELKEVKLREGYYVMDPEQAVEMVDENTICVAAILGSTLNGEFEDVKLLNDLLVLKNKETGLDIPIHVDAASGGFIAPFLYPELEWDFRLPQVKSINVSGHKYGLVYAGIGWVVWRNKEDLPDELIFHINYLGADQPTFTLNFSKGSSQVIAQYYQLIRLGHEGYRNVMENCRENMIVLREGLEKTGRFSIVSKDEGIPLVAFSLKDNSSHTEFEISEMLRRYGWIVPAYTMPANAEHITVLRVVIREDFSRTLAERLVMDIEKVMHELDELPSRVIHKISLGEVKSEDNGDNMVVTVKKSDIEKPIEIINVKKSDKPIFC